In the Arachis ipaensis cultivar K30076 chromosome B10, Araip1.1, whole genome shotgun sequence genome, one interval contains:
- the LOC107624041 gene encoding uncharacterized protein LOC107624041, giving the protein MTLPILSSNHLHSFISAATTTTILLFLLSAVGISTSLAGNNHVITFRSPNLFPEGLAWDSKGQHFLVGSLRHRTISAVSDAGVVETLISDPSLPENVTVLGLSVDSRNNRVLAVLHALKPLPPFNALAAYDLSSGQRLFLSHLSSAGNGESDGSDEAIANDVTVDFKGNAYVTNSAGNFIWKVNDKGEASILSNSRRFTEHPVDREAWYSFCGLNGIAYVSNGYLLVVQSNTGKMFKVDAEDGTARLVLLNDDLIGADAVALRSDGVVLVVSPVAGKLWFLKSNDGWGEAVVFDQIDLDLEGYPTSVVVGEGDRAYVLYGRMKEGVLGNSERESFAIEEVRSPKESEGENVWLYVMVGVGLVFFWGWRFQMRQLVNNMDKKIN; this is encoded by the coding sequence ATGACTCTCCCAATCCTCTCATCCaatcatcttcactccttcatctCGGCGGCCACCACTACAACAATCCTCTTATTCCTTCTCTCCGCTGTCGGGATCTCAACTTCACTTGCCGGAAACAACCATGTAATCACATTCCGGTCACCCAACCTCTTTCCCGAAGGCCTCGCCTGGGATTCCAAGGGACAGCACTTTCTCGTCGGCTCCCTACGCCATCGCACCATCTCCGCCGTCTCCGACGCCGGCGTAGTGGAAACTCTAATCTCCGATCCTTCTCTCCCAGAAAACGTCACTGTTTTGGGGCTCTCTGTCGATTCACGCAACAACCGCGTCCTCGCCGTACTCCACGCGCTCAAACCCCTCCCTCCCTTCAACGCCCTCGCTGCCTACGACCTCAGCTCCGGCCAACGCCTATTCCTTTCCCACCTTTCCTCCGCCGGCAACGGCGAATCCGATGGCTCCGACGAAGCCATCGCAAACGACGTCACGGTGGACTTCAAGGGAAACGCTTACGTCACTAACTCCGCAGGAAACTTCATCTGGAAAGTCAACGACAAAGGGGAAGCTTCGATCTTATCTAACTCCCGCAGGTTCACGGAACACCCCGTGGACCGCGAAGCATGGTATAGTTTCTGCGGCCTCAATGGCATCGCTTACGTCAGCAACGGTTACTTATTGGTGGTGCAATCGAATACGGGGAAGATGTTCAAGGTGGATGCTGAAGACGGCACCGCAAGGCTCGTGCTGCTGAACGACGATCTGATTGGCGCTGACGCTGTCGCTTTGAGGAGCGACGGTGTCGTTTTGGTTGTGTCACCTGTGGCTGGGAAGCTGTGGTTTCTAAAGAGCAACGATGGGTGGGGTGAGGCTGTGGTGTTTGACCAAATTGACCTTGACTTGGAAGGGTACCCTACTTCGGTGGTAGTTGGAGAGGGTGATAGGGCGTATGTGTTGTACGGGCGTATGAAGGAGGGTGTTTTGGGGAATTCGGAGAGGGAGAGTTTTGCCATTGAGGAAGTGAGGTCGCCTAAAGAAAGCGAGGGTGAGAATGTTTGGTTGTATGTGATGGTGGGAGTGGGGTTGGTTTTTTTCTGGGGTTGGAGGTTTCAGATGAGGCAGCTTGTCAACAACATGGATAAGAAGATCAACTGA
- the LOC107624316 gene encoding zinc finger CCCH domain-containing protein 48 isoform X2 translates to MDIKAARRTERFGARAITCVYWQAGKCNRNPCSFLHRETPIPPNTGYCNGKSTYSHKCMKKPHSSANNKSSPKHNSKNVFIRKMGGGSLAGDYQKPSQSICRYWVNGNCVRGEHCRDLHSWFYGDGFSTLAKLREHKKVITGIALPAGSDKLYSGSTDGTIRTWDCHTGKCVNVVNLGAEVISMISEGPWIFIGLRNAIKAWNVQAALEFTLDGPKGRALSIVVGSETLFAGDEDGVISAWRGGSESISPFKLVASLNGHTSDVVCLAVGGKMLYSGSMDHSIKVWDMDTLDCKMTLSGHADTVTSLICWDSYLLSSSFDCTVKVWVATEEGSLKVTYTHREENGVLALCGMTDADAKPILFCSCLDNSVRLYELPSFSERGRLFARREVRSLEIGPGGLFFTGDGTGSVTVWKWLDEPKVSSS, encoded by the exons ATGGATATAAAGGCTGCAAGAAGGACTGAACGTTTTGGTGCAAGAGCGATAACGTGTGTCTACTGGCAAGCTGGGAAATGCAACAGAAACCCGTGCAGTTTTTTGCACAGAGAAACACCAATACCACCAAATACTGGATATTGTAATGGCAAGAGTACTTATTCTCATAAGTGCATGAAGAAGCCCCATTCCTCTGCTAATAATAAGTCTTCCCCTAAGCATAACTCGAAGAATGTATTCATAAGAAAGATGGGAGGAGGTAGTCTTGCTGGGGATTATCAGAAGCCATCACAAAGTATTTGTAGATACTGGGTGAATGGCAATTGTGTACGCGGTGAGCACTGTCGCGATTTGCATTCATGGTTTTATGGTGATGGCTTTTCAACATTAGCAAAGCTTCGAGAACACAAGAAG GTTATCACTGGGATTGCACTTCCAGCTGGATCAGATAAATTATATTCTGGAAGCACTGATGGGACAATCCGGACATGGGACTGCCATACTGGAAAATGTGTCAATGTGGTAAATCTTGGAGCAGAGGTTATTTCTATGATCAGCGAGGGTCCATGGATTTTTATTGGTCTGAGGAATGCTATCAAA GCTTGGAATGTTCAGGCTGCACTAGAGTTTACTTTAGATGGACCAAAGGGGCGAGCCCTTTCCATCGTTGTTGGCAGCGAAACCCTTTTTGCTGGGGATGAG GATGGAGTAATTTCTGCGTGGAGAGGCGGTTCTGAATCTATATCTCCTTTTAAACTGGTTGCATCACTAAATGGCCACACCAGCGACGTAGTTTGCCTAGCAGTTGGAGGCAAGATGCTATACTCAGGGTCCATGGACCACAGCATTAAG GTTTGGGACATGGATACATTAGATTGTAAAATGACCCTTAGCGGACATGCTGACACAGTAACATCCCTTATTTGTTGGGACTCTTATTTGTTATCAAGTTCGTTTGACTGCACAGTCAAGGTCTGGGTTGCCACCGAAGAGGGATCTTTGAAAGTGACATACACACATAGAGAGGAGAAT gGTGTTCTTGCACTTTGTGGGATGACTGATGCAGATGCCAAGCCAATATTGTTTTGCTCTTGCCTTGACAATTCAGTTCGCCTTTATGAATTGCCATC ATTTTCAGAGAGGGGTCGGTTATTTGCAAGACGAGAAGTGCGATCACTTGAGATAGGTCCTGGTGGTCTCTTCTTTACCGGAGATGGAACTGGTTCAGTGACGGTGTGGAAATGGCTGGATGAGCCCAAGGTGTCATCATCTTGA
- the LOC107621256 gene encoding uncharacterized protein LOC107621256, which produces MEWLEEFSETRLRGGPRDLSDHCTIIVEEQRMQGGPRPFRGLDAWFTHDDFLRMVKKEWKGLGKMQFTDKLKALAAPLRSWHKNNFGEMDKKILKFEEEIKKIDDLVSTGVYDATTEARRKALVTCCERWYVRKEIQWKQMSRSWQAKEMDRNTRYFHNIALTRRRNNLIDTLVVNGRMVRNKARIKIAIKEFYKDLYHQKSSPLLGFRDGLVAKIAEEESVSLEAMPSAEEIRQAVWDCESSKAPGCDGFNMNFIKRC; this is translated from the coding sequence ATGGAATGGTTAGAAGAGTTCTCTGAGACCCGGTTACGAGGGGGTCCAAGAGACTTGTCAGATCACTGCACTATTATTGTGGAAGAGCAGCGGATGCAGGGAGGTCCTCGGCCTTTCCGAGGCCTTGACGCATGGTTCACACATGACGACTTTCTCCGGATGGTCAAGAAGGAATGGAAGGGATTAGGGAAGATGCAATTCACAGATAAATTGAAGGCGCTAGCGGCTCCTTTGAGAAGTTGGCACAAGAACAACTTTGGTGAGATGGACAAGAAAATCTtgaagtttgaggaagagataaaaaagATTGATGACTTGGTAAGTACTGGAGTGTATGATGCAACTACGGAGGCTAGAAGGAAGGCGTTAGTCACCTGCTGTGAGAGATGGTATGTGAGGAAAGAAATTCAATGGAAGCAAATGTCTCGATCTTGGCAAGCAAAGGAAATGGATAGAAACACAAGATACTTCCACAATATAGCATTGACAAGAAGGCGGAATAATCTGATTGATACTCTGGTAGTCAATGGAAGAATGGTTAGGAACAAAGCTAGAATAAAAATAGCTATAAAAGAGTTTTATAAAGATCTGTATCATCAGAAGAGTTCTCCTTTGCTGGGGTTCAGAGATGGTCTGGTGGCTAAGATAGCTGAGGAAGAGTCTGTGTCTCTGGAGGCGATGCCATCAGCTGAGGAAATCCGGCAAGCAGTATGGGATTGCGAGTCTTCGAAGGCGCCAGGGTGTGATGGGTTCAACATGAATTTTATTAAGCGGTGCTGA
- the LOC107621255 gene encoding uncharacterized protein LOC107621255, which produces MGFFQASKLPADSNITWVALAPKFTGVKEIKDLRPISMVGCVYKGRKIHDGALIACETVHWLKKRKEGAAIIKLDFQKAYDRVKWGFVDIVLEKMGFGRKWRAWVMKCVTTTSMSVLINGSPSKPFKMERGLRQGDPLSPFLFVLVVDVLHRMVGEAVRNGCISPLLVARDSVELSHLQFADDTIMFCPPEDETMWNYKRLYDVLNSLPVYYLSLYKMPKAVDKKLVSLQRRFLWSKEDERQGMVLVKWEMVQAPKKFGGLGVGDAMIRNSALLFKWWWRFAKEECPL; this is translated from the exons ATGGGGTTCTTTCAGGCATCCAAGCTACCTGCGGATTCCAATATTACGTGGGTGGCGCTGGCCCCCAAGTTCACTGGTGTGAAGGAAATCAAAGACCTCAGACCTATCAGCATGGTTGGGTGTGTGTATAAG GGTAGAAAAATTCATGACGGGGCTCTCATAGCATGTGAAACGGTGCACTGGCttaaaaagagaaaagagggCGCAGCCATAATCAAGTTGGACTTTCAAAAGGCATATGACAGAGTGAAGTGGGGTTTTGTGGATATTGTGTTGGAAAAGATGGGGTTTGGGCGCAAGTGGAGGGCTTGGGTTATGAAGTGTGTGACCACAACTTCGATGTCGGTTTTGATTAATGGATCGCCGTCTAAACCGTTTAAAATGGAGAGGGGCTTGAGACAAGGTGACCCGCTTTCCCCCTTTTTGTTTGTGCTGGTTGTCGATGTACTGCATAGGATGGTTGGTGAGGCAGTCAGGAATGGGTGTATCTCTCCTTTGCTGGTTGCCCGAGACAGTGTGGAGCTTTCACACCTTCAGTTTGCTGATGATACCATTATGTTCTGTCCGCCAGAAGATGAGACTATGTGGAATTATAAGCGGCTCTACGATG TCTTGAATAGCTTGCCAGTGTATTATCTGAGCTTATACAAGATGCCGAAGGCAGTTGATAAGAAGCTAGTTTCTCTACAGAGAAGGTTTctgtggagtaaggaggatgAGAGGCAGGGAATGGTGTTGGTGAAGTGGGAGATGGTACAGGCCCCGAAGAAATTTGGAGGGTTGGGAGTAGGGGATGCTATGATTCGGAACTCAGCActgttgtttaagtggtggtggcgctttGCTAAGGAAGAGTGCCCATTGTGA
- the LOC107621830 gene encoding uncharacterized protein LOC107621830 yields the protein MLPSILFFLLATVEISTALVAGNSQVITFRSPKLFPEGLAWDPTGQNFLVGSLHHRTISKVSDAGVIETLISDPSLPENVTILGLAVDARNHRVLAAVHAFKPLPPFNALAAYDLHSGNRLFLTVLPTNDNSDEATTANDVAVDFKGNAYVTNSGGNYIWKVNEKGEASILSNSRRFTEQPVDREAWYSSCGLNGIAYVSSGYLLAVQSNTGKMFKVDPEDGTAKLVVLNEDLIGADGVVSRSDGVVLVVSPVTGKLWFLKSKDEWGEGVVFDKIDLDLEGFPTSVAVGERDRAYVLYGHVKEGIWGNAERESFEIEEVRLRGDGEGVNLYWMYVIVGVGLAYFLYWRLQMGHFLNRMDKKTN from the coding sequence ATGCTACCATCGATACTCTTCTTCCTCTTGGCTACCGTCGAGATCTCAACTGCACTCGTCGCCGGAAACAGCCAAGTTATCACTTTCCGATCACCCAAACTCTTCCCTGAAGGCCTTGCATGGGACCCAACGGGGCAGAACTTCCTCGTCGGATCTCTCCACCACCGCACCATCTCCAAAGTCTCCGATGCGGGAGTGATTGAAACACTAATCTCCGATCCTTCCCTCCCTGAAAACGTCACCATCTTGGGCCTCGCCGTCGATGCCCGTAACCACCGTGTCCTCGCCGCTGTCCACGCTTTTAAACCCCTCCCTCCCTTCAACGCCCTCGCTGCCTACGACCTCCACTCCGGCAACCGGCTTTTCCTCACCGTTCTCCCCACCAACGACAATTCCGACGAAGCCACCACCGCGAACGACGTCGCCGTGGACTTCAAGGGAAATGCTTACGTCACGAACTCCGGAGGAAACTACATCTGGAAGGTGAACGAGAAAGGGGAAGCTTCGATACTTTCGAACTCCCGCAGGTTCACGGAACAACCCGTGGACCGCGAAGCATGGTATAGTTCCTGCGGCCTGAACGGCATCGCTTACGTCAGCAGCGGGTATCTCCTGGCGGTGCAAAGCAATACGGGTAAGATGTTCAAGGTGGATCCCGAAGATGGCACCGCGAAGCTGGTGGTGCTGAACGAGGATCTAATTGGTGCGGACGGCGTCGTTTCAAGGAGTGACGGCGTCGTTTTGGTGGTGTCCCCGGTGACTGGAAAGCTGTGGTTCCTGAAGAGCAAAGATGAGTGGGGTGAGGGTGTGGTGTTTGACAAAATTGACCTTGACTTGGAAGGATTTCCTACTTCAGTTGCTGTTGGCGAGAGGGACCGGGCTTATGTATTATACGGGCATGTGAAGGAGGGCATTTGGGGAAATGCGGAGAGGGAGAGCTTTGAGATTGAGGAGGTGAGGTTGCGAGGTGACGGGGAGGGTGTGAACTTGTATTGGATGTATGTGATTGTTGGAGTGGGTTTGGCCTATTTCTTGTATTGGAGACTCCAAATGGGACACTTTCTGAACCGCATGGATAAG
- the LOC107624316 gene encoding zinc finger CCCH domain-containing protein 48 isoform X1 — MDIKAARRTERFGARAITCVYWQAGKCNRNPCSFLHRETPIPPNTGYCNGKSTYSHKCMKKPHSSANNKSSPKHNSKNVFIRKMGGGSLAGDYQKPSQSICRYWVNGNCVRGEHCRDLHSWFYGDGFSTLAKLREHKKVITGIALPAGSDKLYSGSTDGTIRTWDCHTGKCVNVVNLGAEVISMISEGPWIFIGLRNAIKSDYVVVVIVKAWNVQAALEFTLDGPKGRALSIVVGSETLFAGDEDGVISAWRGGSESISPFKLVASLNGHTSDVVCLAVGGKMLYSGSMDHSIKVWDMDTLDCKMTLSGHADTVTSLICWDSYLLSSSFDCTVKVWVATEEGSLKVTYTHREENGVLALCGMTDADAKPILFCSCLDNSVRLYELPSFSERGRLFARREVRSLEIGPGGLFFTGDGTGSVTVWKWLDEPKVSSS, encoded by the exons ATGGATATAAAGGCTGCAAGAAGGACTGAACGTTTTGGTGCAAGAGCGATAACGTGTGTCTACTGGCAAGCTGGGAAATGCAACAGAAACCCGTGCAGTTTTTTGCACAGAGAAACACCAATACCACCAAATACTGGATATTGTAATGGCAAGAGTACTTATTCTCATAAGTGCATGAAGAAGCCCCATTCCTCTGCTAATAATAAGTCTTCCCCTAAGCATAACTCGAAGAATGTATTCATAAGAAAGATGGGAGGAGGTAGTCTTGCTGGGGATTATCAGAAGCCATCACAAAGTATTTGTAGATACTGGGTGAATGGCAATTGTGTACGCGGTGAGCACTGTCGCGATTTGCATTCATGGTTTTATGGTGATGGCTTTTCAACATTAGCAAAGCTTCGAGAACACAAGAAG GTTATCACTGGGATTGCACTTCCAGCTGGATCAGATAAATTATATTCTGGAAGCACTGATGGGACAATCCGGACATGGGACTGCCATACTGGAAAATGTGTCAATGTGGTAAATCTTGGAGCAGAGGTTATTTCTATGATCAGCGAGGGTCCATGGATTTTTATTGGTCTGAGGAATGCTATCAAA TCTGATTATGTGGTTGTGGTTATTGTGAAGGCTTGGAATGTTCAGGCTGCACTAGAGTTTACTTTAGATGGACCAAAGGGGCGAGCCCTTTCCATCGTTGTTGGCAGCGAAACCCTTTTTGCTGGGGATGAG GATGGAGTAATTTCTGCGTGGAGAGGCGGTTCTGAATCTATATCTCCTTTTAAACTGGTTGCATCACTAAATGGCCACACCAGCGACGTAGTTTGCCTAGCAGTTGGAGGCAAGATGCTATACTCAGGGTCCATGGACCACAGCATTAAG GTTTGGGACATGGATACATTAGATTGTAAAATGACCCTTAGCGGACATGCTGACACAGTAACATCCCTTATTTGTTGGGACTCTTATTTGTTATCAAGTTCGTTTGACTGCACAGTCAAGGTCTGGGTTGCCACCGAAGAGGGATCTTTGAAAGTGACATACACACATAGAGAGGAGAAT gGTGTTCTTGCACTTTGTGGGATGACTGATGCAGATGCCAAGCCAATATTGTTTTGCTCTTGCCTTGACAATTCAGTTCGCCTTTATGAATTGCCATC ATTTTCAGAGAGGGGTCGGTTATTTGCAAGACGAGAAGTGCGATCACTTGAGATAGGTCCTGGTGGTCTCTTCTTTACCGGAGATGGAACTGGTTCAGTGACGGTGTGGAAATGGCTGGATGAGCCCAAGGTGTCATCATCTTGA